A region from the Dinoroseobacter shibae DFL 12 = DSM 16493 genome encodes:
- a CDS encoding CTP synthase, which yields MARFVFITGGVVSSLGKGLASAALGALLQARGFSVRLRKLDPYLNVDPGTMSPFEHGEVFVTDDGAETDLDLGHYERFTGVAARRTDSVSSGRIYSNVLEKERRGDYLGKTIQVIPHVTNEIKDFISIGEDEVDFMLCEIGGTVGDIEGLPFFEAIRQFGQDKPRGQCIFMHLTLLPYIAASGELKTKPTQHSVKELRSIGIAPDVLVCRSEGPIPQKERDKLALFCNVRPESVIAAQDLKSIYEAPLAYHREGLDQAVLDAFSISPAPKPDLTVWHDVADRIHNPEGEVNVAIVGKYTQLEDAYKSIAEALTHGGMANRVKVKSEWIDAEIFEREDPVPHLEKFDAILVPGGFGERGTEGKIKAAQFAREHKIPYLGICLGMQMAVIESARHLTDLTDAGSEEFDHEAGKRRFTPVVYHLKEWVQGNHKVERKVDDDKGGTMRLGAYTAKLVEGSKVAQIYGSTTIEERHRHRYEVDIQYRDQLQAEGLIFSGMSPDGRLPEIVEVKDHPWFIGVQFHPELKSKPFAPHPLFADFVRAAKEVSRLV from the coding sequence ATGGCACGCTTTGTATTCATCACGGGCGGAGTCGTCTCTTCGCTGGGCAAGGGACTGGCCTCGGCAGCCCTCGGCGCACTCCTTCAGGCCCGCGGCTTCTCGGTCCGCCTGCGCAAGCTCGACCCCTATCTGAACGTCGATCCCGGCACCATGAGCCCGTTCGAGCATGGCGAAGTCTTCGTCACCGATGACGGCGCCGAGACCGATCTGGACCTCGGCCATTACGAGCGCTTCACCGGCGTGGCCGCGCGCAGGACCGATTCCGTCAGCTCCGGCCGGATCTATTCGAATGTTCTCGAAAAGGAACGGCGTGGCGACTACCTCGGCAAGACGATCCAGGTCATCCCCCACGTCACCAACGAGATCAAGGACTTCATCTCGATCGGCGAGGACGAGGTCGATTTCATGCTCTGCGAGATCGGCGGCACCGTGGGCGACATCGAAGGGCTGCCCTTCTTCGAGGCGATCCGCCAGTTCGGCCAGGACAAGCCCCGCGGCCAGTGCATCTTCATGCACCTCACCCTGCTGCCCTATATCGCGGCCTCGGGCGAGTTGAAGACCAAGCCGACCCAACACTCGGTCAAGGAGTTGCGCTCCATCGGCATCGCGCCCGATGTGCTGGTCTGCCGCTCCGAGGGACCGATCCCACAGAAGGAGCGCGACAAGCTTGCACTCTTCTGCAACGTCCGGCCCGAAAGCGTGATCGCTGCGCAGGACCTCAAATCGATCTACGAAGCCCCCCTCGCCTATCACCGCGAAGGCCTGGACCAGGCCGTGCTCGACGCCTTCAGCATCTCGCCCGCGCCCAAGCCCGACCTGACGGTCTGGCACGACGTGGCCGACCGGATCCACAACCCCGAAGGCGAAGTGAACGTCGCCATCGTCGGGAAGTATACCCAGCTCGAGGATGCCTATAAATCCATTGCCGAGGCGCTGACCCATGGCGGCATGGCCAACCGGGTGAAGGTGAAATCCGAATGGATCGACGCCGAGATATTCGAGCGCGAGGACCCGGTCCCGCATCTGGAAAAGTTCGACGCGATCCTCGTGCCCGGCGGTTTTGGCGAACGGGGCACCGAGGGCAAGATCAAGGCCGCCCAATTCGCACGCGAGCACAAGATCCCCTACCTCGGCATCTGCCTCGGCATGCAGATGGCGGTGATCGAAAGCGCCCGGCACCTGACGGACCTGACCGATGCTGGCTCGGAGGAATTCGACCACGAGGCGGGCAAGCGCCGCTTCACCCCGGTGGTCTATCACCTCAAGGAATGGGTGCAGGGCAACCACAAGGTCGAACGCAAGGTCGATGACGACAAGGGCGGCACCATGCGGCTCGGGGCCTATACCGCGAAGCTGGTCGAGGGTTCGAAAGTCGCGCAGATCTATGGCAGCACCACCATCGAGGAACGGCACCGCCATCGCTACGAGGTCGATATCCAGTATCGCGACCAGTTGCAGGCCGAGGGGCTGATCTTCTCGGGCATGTCCCCGGACGGGCGTTTGCCCGAGATCGTCGAGGTCAAGGATCACCCCTGGTTCATCGGCGTGCAATTCCACCCGGAGCTGAAATCCAAACCCTTCGCGCCGCACCCGCTCTTTGCCGATTTCGTGCGCGCCGCCAAGGAGGTCAGCCGGTTGGTCTGA
- a CDS encoding adenylosuccinate synthase, with protein MANVVVVGAQWGDEGKGKIVDWLSERADVIARFQGGHNAGHTLVIDGTVYKLHALPSGVVRGGKLSVIGNGVVLDPWHLVAEIETVRAQGVEITPETLMIAENTPLILPIHGELDRAREEAASKGTKIGTTGRGIGPAYEDKVGRRSVRVADLADDATLEARVDRALQHHDPLRRGLGIEAVDRDGLIAQLKEIAPAILTYAAPVWKVLNEKRKAGHRILFEGAQGALLDIDFGTYPFVTSSNVIAGQAATGVGIGPGAIDYVLGIVKAYTTRVGEGPFPTELDDADGQRLGERGHEFGTTTGRKRRCGWFDAALVRQTCATSGVNGIALTKLDVLDGFETLKICVGYDLDGKVLDYLPTAADQQGRCAPIYEEMDGWSESTEGARSWADLPGNAVKYVRRIEELIQCPVALLSTSPERDDTILVTDPFAD; from the coding sequence ATGGCGAATGTAGTGGTCGTGGGCGCGCAATGGGGCGACGAGGGCAAGGGCAAGATCGTGGACTGGCTCTCGGAACGTGCGGACGTGATCGCGCGGTTTCAGGGGGGGCACAATGCGGGCCATACCCTGGTCATCGACGGCACCGTCTACAAGCTGCATGCGCTGCCCTCGGGCGTGGTGCGCGGCGGCAAGCTGAGCGTGATCGGCAACGGCGTCGTGCTCGATCCCTGGCATCTGGTGGCCGAGATCGAGACCGTGCGCGCCCAAGGGGTGGAGATCACGCCCGAGACGCTGATGATCGCGGAGAACACGCCGCTCATCCTGCCCATTCATGGCGAGCTGGACCGCGCCCGTGAAGAGGCGGCTTCCAAAGGCACCAAGATCGGGACGACCGGACGCGGGATCGGTCCGGCCTATGAAGACAAGGTGGGGCGGCGGTCCGTGCGGGTCGCGGATCTTGCCGATGATGCCACGCTGGAGGCGCGGGTGGACCGTGCGTTGCAGCACCATGATCCACTGCGGCGCGGCTTGGGCATCGAGGCGGTGGACCGCGATGGGCTGATCGCGCAACTCAAGGAGATTGCCCCGGCGATCCTGACCTATGCAGCGCCGGTCTGGAAGGTGCTGAACGAGAAGCGCAAGGCCGGGCACCGGATCCTGTTCGAGGGGGCGCAGGGGGCGCTTCTGGACATCGATTTCGGGACCTACCCGTTCGTGACCTCGTCGAACGTGATCGCCGGGCAGGCGGCCACCGGGGTCGGGATCGGTCCGGGGGCGATCGACTACGTTCTGGGGATCGTGAAGGCCTATACCACGCGGGTGGGCGAGGGGCCGTTCCCGACCGAGCTTGACGATGCGGATGGTCAGCGGCTGGGCGAGCGGGGACACGAGTTCGGCACGACCACCGGGCGCAAGCGGCGTTGCGGCTGGTTCGATGCGGCGCTGGTGCGGCAGACCTGTGCCACTTCCGGGGTGAACGGGATCGCGTTGACGAAACTCGATGTGTTGGACGGGTTCGAGACGCTGAAAATCTGCGTGGGTTACGATCTGGATGGCAAGGTGCTGGACTATCTGCCCACGGCCGCGGACCAGCAGGGGCGCTGCGCCCCGATCTACGAAGAGATGGACGGGTGGTCGGAAAGCACCGAGGGCGCGCGCAGTTGGGCGGACCTGCCTGGGAATGCGGTGAAATACGTTCGCCGGATCGAAGAGTTGATCCAGTGTCCCGTGGCCCTACTATCCACGTCACCCGAACGGGACGACACCATCCTGGTGACCGACCCCTTCGCGGACTGA
- a CDS encoding DUF2842 domain-containing protein: protein MALSYKARKRWSLVILLVGLPVYIVAAVNVVELFERPSILVELLIYVALGIVWALPFKFVFKGVGKADPDAPPETDGR from the coding sequence ATGGCATTGTCCTACAAGGCGCGGAAGCGGTGGTCGCTGGTCATCCTGTTGGTGGGCCTGCCCGTCTACATCGTCGCGGCGGTGAACGTGGTGGAGCTGTTCGAGCGCCCCTCGATCCTGGTCGAGCTGCTGATCTACGTGGCACTTGGCATCGTCTGGGCCTTGCCGTTCAAGTTCGTGTTCAAGGGGGTGGGCAAGGCCGACCCGGATGCGCCGCCGGAAACGGACGGTCGCTGA
- the gltX gene encoding glutamate--tRNA ligase, with product MTTTRFAPSPTGYLHVGNLRTALFNYMIARKAGGTFILRIDDTDPERSKPEYVDAIQEDLTWLGLTWDRIEYQSRRLDRYAEAADALRAAGRFYEAFETPTELDLKRKKQLNMGRPPVYDRAALALSEDEKAALRAERGQGVWRFKLDHERITWTDGILGDISIDAASVSDPVLIRGDGQVLYTIASVVDDTEMGVTHVVRGSDHVTNTATQIQIMAALGHGHPEFAHHSLLTGPQGEALSKRLGTLALRDLRAEGIEPMALLSLMARLGSSQPVEVAGSLEALIEGFDLSTFGAAPTKFDRADLFPLTARLLHATPFAEVADEIAALGVPAAQAELFWEVARANITTRADLAGWWQLFRDGGAPLVAEEDRAFVADAFARLPEPPYGPETWGAWTAEVKAASGRKGKGLFMPLRKAVTGLERGPEMADVMRLLQKKPTL from the coding sequence ATGACCACCACCCGTTTCGCGCCGTCGCCCACCGGATACCTGCATGTGGGCAACCTGCGCACCGCCCTGTTCAACTACATGATCGCCCGCAAGGCCGGGGGCACCTTCATCCTGCGGATCGACGACACGGACCCGGAGCGGTCGAAGCCCGAATACGTCGACGCGATCCAGGAGGACCTGACCTGGCTCGGGCTGACCTGGGACCGGATCGAGTATCAGTCGAGACGCCTTGACCGCTATGCCGAGGCGGCGGATGCGCTGCGCGCGGCGGGCCGGTTCTACGAGGCGTTCGAGACGCCGACCGAGTTGGACCTCAAGCGCAAGAAGCAGCTGAACATGGGCAGGCCGCCGGTCTATGACCGCGCGGCCCTGGCCTTGTCGGAGGACGAGAAGGCGGCGTTGCGCGCCGAGCGGGGGCAGGGGGTTTGGCGGTTCAAGCTGGATCACGAACGGATCACCTGGACCGACGGCATCCTTGGCGACATCTCGATCGATGCGGCCTCGGTGTCGGACCCGGTGCTGATCCGGGGCGACGGGCAGGTGCTCTATACGATCGCGTCGGTGGTGGACGACACGGAGATGGGCGTGACCCATGTGGTGCGCGGCTCGGACCATGTGACGAACACCGCCACCCAGATCCAGATCATGGCGGCGCTCGGGCATGGGCACCCGGAGTTTGCCCATCACTCGCTGCTGACCGGGCCGCAGGGGGAGGCGCTCTCGAAGCGTCTCGGCACGCTGGCCCTGCGCGATCTGCGCGCCGAAGGTATTGAGCCGATGGCGCTCTTGAGCCTGATGGCGCGGCTTGGCTCGTCCCAGCCGGTGGAGGTGGCAGGCAGCCTTGAGGCGCTGATCGAGGGGTTCGATCTGAGCACCTTTGGGGCAGCACCGACCAAGTTCGACCGTGCGGACCTGTTCCCGCTGACCGCGCGGCTGTTGCACGCGACGCCGTTTGCGGAGGTCGCCGATGAAATCGCGGCCCTGGGCGTGCCCGCCGCGCAGGCGGAGCTCTTCTGGGAGGTGGCGCGGGCCAATATCACCACGCGCGCGGACCTTGCCGGATGGTGGCAGCTGTTCCGCGACGGTGGTGCGCCACTGGTGGCCGAGGAGGACCGGGCGTTTGTCGCCGACGCCTTCGCGCGCCTGCCCGAGCCGCCCTACGGGCCGGAGACATGGGGCGCCTGGACCGCCGAGGTGAAGGCGGCCTCGGGCCGCAAGGGCAAGGGGCTGTTCATGCCCCTGCGCAAGGCGGTCACAGGGTTGGAGCGCGGGCCGGAAATGGCCGATGTCATGCGGCTTCTGCAGAAAAAGCCGACGCTCTGA
- the secG gene encoding preprotein translocase subunit SecG has translation MENVILIVHLLLALALIGVVLLQRSEGGGLGMGGGGGGGAMTGRSAATALGKMTWILAVAFIGTSITLTILAAANSNNASVLDRLTDQPVPPPVESNEQLPPASDLLPPAATDQPALPPRAD, from the coding sequence ATGGAAAACGTCATCCTGATCGTCCACCTGCTCCTTGCGCTCGCGCTGATCGGCGTCGTGCTGCTCCAGCGGTCCGAAGGCGGTGGCCTGGGCATGGGCGGCGGCGGTGGCGGCGGGGCCATGACCGGCCGGTCCGCGGCGACGGCCCTCGGCAAGATGACCTGGATCCTCGCCGTCGCGTTCATTGGCACCTCGATCACCCTGACAATTCTGGCCGCGGCGAACTCGAACAACGCCTCGGTGCTCGACCGGCTGACCGACCAGCCTGTCCCGCCCCCGGTCGAGAGCAACGAGCAGCTTCCGCCCGCGTCCGATCTGCTGCCGCCGGCGGCAACGGATCAACCGGCGCTGCCGCCGCGGGCAGACTAA
- a CDS encoding PhzF family phenazine biosynthesis protein has translation MRLPFHVYDVFTDTPFAGNPLAIVEDAGGLSTAQMQTIAREFNLSETIFVMAPADPAHAARVRIFFPTDEIPFAGHPTIGCALHLAGQRGLSKLVLEEEAGLVPVTITGERAEFTAPVLPEPLGGPVDPVLAARAVGLDQVGFGAHRPAAWIGGPGFVYLPVPDRATLARARPIEPHWTALMEACAVDSAFLYCPAEDGYAARMFSPTAGIPEDPATGSASAILAAQLLASGALGEGTTSLKLTQGEDMGRRSSIGFSADVASGALTAIRISGQAVPISSGHIRVP, from the coding sequence ATGCGGCTGCCCTTCCATGTCTATGACGTCTTCACCGACACGCCCTTCGCGGGCAATCCGTTGGCGATCGTCGAGGATGCGGGCGGGCTGAGCACCGCGCAGATGCAGACCATCGCGCGGGAGTTCAACCTGTCGGAGACGATCTTCGTGATGGCCCCGGCCGATCCGGCCCATGCGGCACGGGTGCGGATCTTCTTTCCCACGGACGAGATCCCCTTTGCCGGGCATCCCACCATCGGCTGTGCGCTGCATCTGGCAGGCCAGCGCGGTCTGTCAAAGCTGGTGTTGGAGGAAGAAGCAGGTCTTGTCCCGGTCACGATCACCGGCGAACGGGCCGAGTTCACCGCGCCCGTGTTGCCCGAACCCTTGGGCGGCCCCGTGGACCCGGTGCTGGCCGCCCGCGCCGTGGGCCTTGACCAGGTCGGGTTCGGCGCCCATCGCCCCGCGGCCTGGATCGGCGGGCCGGGCTTTGTCTACCTGCCGGTCCCGGATCGCGCGACCCTGGCACGCGCCCGGCCCATCGAGCCCCATTGGACGGCGCTGATGGAGGCCTGCGCGGTCGACAGCGCCTTTCTCTACTGCCCGGCGGAGGATGGGTACGCTGCGCGGATGTTTTCGCCCACGGCAGGCATCCCAGAGGATCCGGCCACCGGATCGGCCAGCGCGATCCTCGCCGCCCAACTGTTGGCCAGCGGCGCGCTCGGCGAGGGCACCACGAGTCTCAAACTGACACAGGGCGAGGACATGGGCCGGCGAAGTTCAATCGGATTCTCGGCGGATGTCGCTTCGGGCGCGTTGACCGCCATCCGGATCAGCGGTCAGGCGGTGCCGATCTCAAGCGGCCATATCCGTGTGCCGTGA
- a CDS encoding FAD-dependent oxidoreductase, with protein sequence MSFDYDLFVIGGGSGGVRAARVAAAEGAKVALAEEYRMGGTCVIRGCVPKKLMVFASGYREMPGEARAYGWDVPDGVFDWVPFRDKLHSELDRLEQVYRGLLKGSEVEVFDTRATLKDPHTVALADGGTKTAKHILIATGGHPVRPDLPNAELGITSNDIFNFETLPKSILIIGGGYIACEFACILNGLGVEVTQFYRGAQVLRGFDDEARGLVAESMREKGIGLHLGTNIVEMRAAADAENATTLTGTDPAMGAPAQEAEALTPKARKGGPIWVKATNGMTGVYDQVLFATGRDPSTEGLGLEAAGVETGRRGEILVDAYSQTSVPSIYAIGDVTNRVQLTPVAIREGMAFVETVFKGNPTKPDHDLIPSAIFTQPELGTIGMSEEEAREQEPVDIYCTSFRAMREAFAGKTDRVLMKLVVSKATDKVLGCHIVAEHAGEMIQLAGIAVKMGATKADFDRVCAVHPTISEELVTMKSPVRSA encoded by the coding sequence ATGAGTTTTGACTATGATCTGTTCGTCATCGGAGGAGGCTCCGGCGGCGTCAGGGCCGCGCGGGTCGCCGCCGCCGAAGGGGCGAAGGTGGCCTTGGCCGAAGAATACCGCATGGGCGGGACCTGCGTGATCCGCGGCTGCGTGCCCAAGAAACTGATGGTTTTCGCGTCCGGCTATCGCGAAATGCCGGGCGAGGCGCGCGCGTACGGCTGGGACGTGCCAGACGGGGTTTTTGACTGGGTGCCCTTCCGGGACAAGCTGCACAGCGAGCTCGACCGGCTGGAGCAGGTCTATCGTGGCCTGCTCAAGGGCTCGGAAGTGGAGGTCTTCGACACCCGCGCCACCCTCAAGGATCCGCATACCGTGGCGCTGGCCGATGGCGGCACGAAGACCGCCAAGCATATCCTGATCGCCACCGGCGGCCACCCCGTGCGGCCGGACCTTCCCAACGCGGAGTTGGGCATCACCTCCAACGATATCTTCAATTTCGAAACCCTGCCCAAGTCGATCCTGATCATCGGCGGGGGCTATATCGCGTGCGAGTTTGCCTGCATCCTCAACGGCTTGGGCGTGGAGGTCACGCAATTCTACCGCGGGGCGCAGGTTCTGCGGGGCTTCGACGACGAGGCGCGCGGGCTCGTCGCGGAATCCATGCGCGAGAAGGGGATCGGGCTGCATCTGGGCACCAATATCGTCGAGATGCGCGCGGCGGCGGATGCAGAAAACGCCACTACCCTGACCGGGACCGACCCGGCCATGGGCGCGCCCGCCCAGGAGGCCGAGGCATTGACGCCGAAAGCGCGAAAGGGCGGGCCGATCTGGGTCAAGGCCACCAACGGCATGACCGGAGTTTACGACCAGGTGCTGTTTGCCACCGGGCGCGATCCGTCGACCGAAGGGCTCGGGCTGGAGGCCGCGGGGGTCGAGACCGGGCGTCGCGGCGAGATCTTGGTCGATGCCTATTCCCAGACCAGCGTGCCGTCGATCTATGCCATCGGGGACGTGACCAACCGGGTCCAGTTGACCCCGGTGGCGATCCGCGAGGGCATGGCCTTCGTCGAGACCGTGTTCAAGGGCAACCCGACCAAGCCCGACCACGACCTGATCCCGTCCGCGATCTTCACCCAGCCCGAGCTGGGCACGATCGGGATGAGCGAGGAGGAAGCCCGCGAACAGGAGCCGGTGGATATCTACTGCACCTCCTTCCGGGCGATGCGCGAAGCCTTCGCGGGCAAGACCGACCGCGTGCTGATGAAACTCGTGGTCAGCAAGGCCACCGACAAGGTGCTGGGCTGCCACATCGTGGCCGAGCATGCGGGCGAGATGATCCAGCTTGCGGGTATCGCGGTGAAAATGGGGGCCACGAAGGCGGATTTCGACCGGGTCTGCGCCGTGCATCCGACGATCTCGGAGGAACTGGTCACAATGAAATCACCGGTGCGAAGTGCTTGA
- a CDS encoding thiamine diphosphokinase, giving the protein MTHLGAGPATPEVIARALAIAPILVAVDGGVAHAVATGQVPARIIGDLDSQPAALPEAFAQVPVTRIAEQDSTDFDKALRSTDCDLSVGVGFLGGRVDHELACLHSLAVHASRRVVLLSETDAVTLMPPEGRMRLPPGTRLSLFPLAPVEVTSAGVRWPLAGEVLDPLRRVGTSNETTAREVTFAVSAPCCLIIVPASEVRALVEMRLSAPPWSRDMG; this is encoded by the coding sequence GTGACACATTTGGGGGCCGGACCGGCGACGCCGGAGGTGATTGCGCGGGCGTTGGCGATCGCACCGATTCTCGTGGCCGTGGATGGGGGTGTGGCCCATGCCGTCGCGACGGGGCAGGTGCCTGCGCGGATCATCGGCGATCTGGACAGCCAGCCCGCCGCGCTTCCCGAGGCATTCGCGCAGGTCCCCGTGACCCGGATCGCCGAGCAGGACAGCACGGATTTCGACAAGGCGTTGCGGAGCACCGACTGCGACCTGAGCGTTGGGGTCGGGTTCCTGGGCGGGCGCGTGGATCACGAGTTGGCCTGCCTGCATAGCCTGGCCGTGCATGCGTCGCGTCGCGTCGTGCTTTTGTCGGAAACCGATGCGGTGACACTGATGCCCCCCGAGGGGCGGATGCGCCTGCCGCCGGGCACGCGGCTGTCGCTGTTTCCCCTGGCTCCGGTGGAGGTGACAAGCGCGGGCGTGCGCTGGCCGCTGGCGGGCGAGGTGCTCGATCCGCTGCGGCGGGTCGGAACCTCCAATGAAACAACGGCCCGAGAGGTCACTTTCGCAGTCTCGGCGCCCTGCTGCCTGATCATCGTGCCGGCCAGCGAGGTGCGGGCCCTGGTCGAGATGCGGCTGAGTGCGCCGCCGTGGTCGCGGGACATGGGCTGA
- the hflK gene encoding FtsH protease activity modulator HflK, whose product MANNNGGPWGGGGGRNGGDNRGGDNRGGRRPGGPGDNGQIPEIDEIMKKGQEQLRVLMGGRGGGSNGRGPGGGGGPRITKGTVGLAGIAILGLWLYSSFYTVRPEEQSVELFLGEFSAVGNPGLNFAPWPLVTAEVLPVTRENTEEIGTSRNGARGEDGLMLTTDENIVDIDFDVVWNISDPAAFLFNLRDGQQTVRAVSEASMREVIARSELAPILNRDRELIAQQVQDLIQTTLDSYDSGINIVRLNLDRADPPEQVIDAFREVQAAEQERDRLERQADAYANRVLAGARGEAAQLLEQAEAYRAQVVNEAEGEASRFTAVLAEYQNAPEVTRKRLYLETMERVLGGIDKVILDEGASGGQGVVPYLPINELRRSAGETN is encoded by the coding sequence ATGGCGAATAACAACGGTGGACCCTGGGGCGGCGGGGGTGGTCGCAACGGTGGAGACAACCGAGGCGGAGACAATCGTGGCGGGCGACGGCCCGGCGGACCGGGTGACAACGGTCAGATTCCCGAAATCGACGAAATCATGAAGAAGGGCCAGGAGCAGCTTCGGGTTCTCATGGGCGGTCGCGGCGGCGGGTCGAACGGGCGTGGCCCGGGCGGCGGCGGCGGTCCGCGGATCACCAAGGGAACGGTCGGGCTGGCCGGGATCGCGATCCTGGGCCTGTGGCTCTATTCCTCGTTCTACACGGTGCGTCCGGAAGAGCAGTCGGTGGAATTGTTCCTCGGCGAGTTCTCCGCGGTGGGCAACCCGGGTCTGAACTTCGCGCCCTGGCCGCTGGTGACCGCAGAAGTGCTGCCGGTCACGCGGGAAAACACCGAAGAGATCGGCACGTCGCGGAACGGTGCACGTGGCGAGGACGGTCTGATGCTGACCACGGACGAGAACATCGTGGACATCGACTTCGACGTGGTCTGGAACATTTCCGATCCCGCGGCTTTCCTGTTCAACCTGCGTGACGGGCAACAGACCGTGCGCGCGGTCTCCGAGGCCTCCATGCGCGAGGTCATCGCACGATCCGAACTGGCACCGATCCTGAACCGCGATCGCGAACTGATCGCCCAACAGGTGCAGGACCTGATCCAGACCACGCTCGACAGTTACGACAGCGGCATCAACATCGTGCGTCTCAACCTCGACCGGGCAGACCCGCCCGAGCAGGTGATCGATGCGTTCCGCGAAGTGCAGGCCGCCGAGCAGGAACGCGACCGTCTCGAACGGCAGGCGGATGCCTATGCCAACCGGGTGCTCGCGGGCGCGCGGGGTGAGGCTGCACAGCTTCTCGAACAGGCCGAAGCCTACCGGGCGCAGGTCGTCAACGAAGCCGAGGGTGAAGCCAGCCGCTTCACCGCAGTTCTGGCCGAGTATCAGAACGCACCGGAAGTGACCCGAAAGCGTCTCTATCTCGAGACGATGGAACGTGTGCTTGGCGGGATCGACAAGGTGATCCTCGATGAGGGCGCGTCGGGCGGCCAGGGCGTTGTGCCCTATCTGCCGATCAACGAGTTGCGCCGCAGTGCAGGGGAGACGAACTGA
- the rpiA gene encoding ribose-5-phosphate isomerase RpiA, which translates to MSGEMSPIDRAKYVAAKRAVGFVEDGMRVGLGTGSTAAWMVRHLAETVDQEGMDITCVATSTRTAELARDLKLHVTTLDEVKWLDLTIDGADEFDPTLNLIKGGGGALLQEKIVATASDRMIVITDASKAVATLGAFPLPVEVIRFGWETTRTLIEETLVNVDVGGREAILRMENGMPYVTDEGNFIVDLHLERIGNPRQVSLVLNQLPGVVENGLFLDICDVVVIGKSDGSVELRDINEGSVHQEQVEVTATGNVFSDL; encoded by the coding sequence ATGTCCGGAGAAATGTCGCCCATCGACCGCGCCAAGTACGTCGCCGCGAAGCGCGCGGTGGGCTTTGTCGAGGACGGGATGCGGGTCGGGCTCGGGACCGGGTCCACGGCGGCCTGGATGGTGCGCCACCTGGCCGAGACCGTCGACCAGGAGGGAATGGACATCACCTGCGTGGCCACCTCCACCCGCACGGCGGAGCTGGCGCGGGATCTCAAGCTGCACGTCACGACGCTGGACGAGGTGAAGTGGCTCGATCTGACCATCGACGGGGCGGATGAGTTTGACCCGACCCTGAACCTGATCAAGGGCGGTGGCGGGGCGCTCTTGCAGGAAAAGATCGTCGCAACGGCATCCGATCGCATGATCGTGATCACGGATGCGTCCAAGGCGGTCGCTACGCTTGGGGCCTTCCCGCTGCCGGTGGAGGTGATTCGCTTCGGCTGGGAAACGACGCGGACATTGATCGAGGAAACCCTCGTCAACGTGGATGTGGGTGGGCGCGAGGCTATCCTGCGGATGGAAAACGGCATGCCTTACGTCACCGACGAGGGCAATTTCATCGTCGATCTGCACCTGGAGCGGATCGGCAACCCCCGGCAAGTCTCGCTGGTGCTCAACCAGTTGCCAGGGGTGGTGGAGAACGGGCTTTTCCTCGACATCTGTGACGTGGTGGTCATCGGCAAGAGCGACGGGTCGGTGGAACTGCGCGATATCAACGAGGGCTCGGTGCACCAAGAGCAGGTTGAAGTCACCGCGACCGGCAACGTATTCTCCGACCTGTAA
- a CDS encoding gamma-glutamylcyclotransferase family protein has product MTPPHFFGYGSLVHRGTHRYPVQGHARVRGWRRDWRHSRHREVAFLTVTRAPGSEIAGLVAAVPGADWAALDAREHAYDRVRLSGSEVRDADALALHLYEASAHHTTAPSLRHPILLSYLDTVIGGYLAEFGRAGAEAFFDTTDGWDAPILNDRAAPIYPRAQPLPARDRDLVDSALRSLFAQVQPPEALRPSAQG; this is encoded by the coding sequence ATGACCCCTCCGCATTTCTTCGGCTACGGCTCGCTGGTGCATCGCGGCACCCATCGCTACCCGGTCCAGGGCCATGCCCGGGTCCGCGGCTGGCGCCGGGACTGGCGGCATTCGCGCCACCGCGAGGTTGCATTCCTGACCGTCACGCGCGCCCCGGGCAGCGAGATCGCGGGGCTCGTCGCCGCCGTGCCGGGCGCGGACTGGGCCGCCCTCGACGCGCGGGAGCATGCCTATGACCGGGTGCGCCTTTCGGGGTCGGAGGTCAGAGATGCCGACGCGCTCGCCCTGCATCTCTACGAGGCCAGTGCGCATCACACCACGGCCCCCAGCCTGCGACACCCCATCTTGTTGAGCTACCTCGACACGGTGATCGGCGGCTACCTGGCGGAGTTCGGGCGCGCGGGAGCCGAGGCGTTTTTCGACACCACCGACGGTTGGGATGCGCCCATCCTCAACGACCGGGCGGCGCCGATCTATCCCCGGGCACAACCCCTGCCCGCCCGGGATCGCGACCTCGTGGACAGTGCGCTGCGCTCCCTGTTTGCCCAGGTGCAACCGCCTGAAGCGCTGCGCCCCTCGGCCCAAGGTTGA